In Bosea sp. PAMC 26642, the DNA window GCAAGGATACATTTTTTGCATGGCGCCCTGCACTTGTTCGATGCCGGGAACGAACTTCAGAAATTTACTTGGATAAGAACAAATGATCGACTTATTGATCAAGCCCGAAAGGCGATGAACGCCAACAAATTTCCGCTTTTTGTTTCAGAAGGATCGAGCGCTCAGAAGAAAAATAAAATACGCCACAATGCATATTTGTACCAAGGATTTAAGCAATTCACAGCCAACGCACAACAGGGGCGGCACTGCTTCTTTATTCTAGGCCATTCACTCGCCGACAACGACGATCATATCTTACGAAGATTGGGGTCCGGGCGCTGCAAAAAGATATACATTAGCCTGTTTGGCGACGTTAAAACTGATTCAAATAAGGCTATCATCCAGAAGGCAAAGTCCTTGGCGGCTATGCGCCATGAGCGGTCTCCGCTGGATATCGCATTCTTTGATGCGTCCACAGCCAACCCTTGGCAGTATGCATAGAGCTCAAACCTGAGCAACTTGGGTTAGCAGCCAACATAGTCGTTCTAAGCAAAGGTGCGGGGAACCCCTCTCCTGTAAGGAGAGGGGCAGGGGAGAGGTGTCGGCCCCTGGACCAGTGGGGCACAAACCTCACCGCTACCAAACCGAGCTTCACGCAGAAAACGTCCGACACCTCACCCTGCCCTCTCCTTACAGCAGAGGGTTCTCCGTCGAGGTTCCAGCGGCTTTTCGGATGGCAGTAACGACGGCGTCGCGGTCATTCAAAACCAGCTCATTGCGGAAGCGGATCACCATGAAGCCATGGCGCTCGATCTCCTGGGCGCGCGCGGCATCATAATCACACTCGGCATCATGCTGCTTGCCGTCGAGTTCGACGACGAGCTTGCGCTGGAAGCAGAGGAAATCGACGGTGTAGCCGAGCAGCGGCACCTGTCGCTGGAACTTCAGCCCGTCGAGACGGTGGGCGCGCAGGAGGCTCCAGAGGATGTCCTCGGGCTTCGTCGATTGCCGGCGGAGTTTTCGGGCGAAATCCTGTCGCTCGGTCGCCATTGTGCCTCACTCGTCGAAGGGTCGACACCTCTCCCCTGCCCCTCTCCTTACAGGAGAGGGGTTCCTCGCGCTTCATCTTCGAGCGGGCGGATCAAATTAATCCCCGGCATCCACACTGCATCCATAATCCCACCACCTCATCCCCGAGGGGCAGCCATCCGGAGGTGTGCCGTTGGTGGGGGTGGGGGCGGCGCCTGCGGGTGGAGTCACGATCCATTTCCGGGAGGCTTCGGGGCACCGCCCTGGGGATACTACGATCCCTGTGCGAGGAGCTCGCTGGAAGGATGACGGGACGACGAATTGACGGCGAAGGTCGCGACAAGCCTCAGGCGAACTGGCACCCGAGCTTGAAGATCGAACTCCCGAAATCCGAATAAGCGCGGCCCGGAGACTGAAATCGCCGATGAGCGGAGCGCCACGGGGCGTGCGGAGGGTGGCTCAATCCCTCCGCGCCGCGACCTGGCTCAATGGTTGCGGACCTCTACCCCGCGCCTCGCGGCGCTCCGCTCGCCCCTCACCAACCGACGCGCCAAAGCGCGGGCGGGGCTTTGGCCTGCTCGCAAGGCGCCGGGCGCGGTGAGGCCAACCAAGGCGACGCTGCTTTGACATCCGCCCGGCGACCGCGCTCTATCCGGCTTCGACACGGAAACCGGATCATGCGGCCAGCCCTCGCTCTCCTCGTCATCGCCGCATGGCTCTGCGCCGCGCCGGCGCGCACCCAGACGCTGGTCCCCGAAGGCCGGCTGAGCGCGAACGGGGATTTCGCCGGCAAGAAGGGCAAGGCGGCGACCGATGTCAGCGGGCTTGCCTGTATGCCCGGCCCCAGCGGCGCGCGGCGCTGCCTGTTGATCAACGACGAGGGCAGCTTCGCCCAGTTCGCCCAGATCGCCGAAAACCGGATCACGCCGGGGGCGACGCTGCCGATCCTGGGCGAGGCTGCCTCGCCTGCGGCGCTCGGCCGCCCGCCGGGAGCGCTCTGCGGCGCGCCCGGCGCCTTCGCGGAACTGGACGGCGAGGCCGTCGCCTATGCCGATGGCGCCTTCTATGTCGCGGGCTCGCATGGCTGCTCGCG includes these proteins:
- a CDS encoding endonuclease domain-containing protein is translated as MATERQDFARKLRRQSTKPEDILWSLLRAHRLDGLKFQRQVPLLGYTVDFLCFQRKLVVELDGKQHDAECDYDAARAQEIERHGFMVIRFRNELVLNDRDAVVTAIRKAAGTSTENPLL